One genomic region from Cellulomonas fengjieae encodes:
- a CDS encoding diacylglycerol/lipid kinase family protein: MTWEGWVAVCAAVVALAALVLAVILLLRQRELRRRIETPGTGAGARELRPARDVEAAGQRVAFVANPSKQDLPALRTAVLAACAARGLPEPLWLETTIADPGVGQARAAVAQRADVVVAIGGDGTVRAVAEGLVGTGVPMGLIPLGTGNLLARNLDLPLSDPMAALRLALEGRDRTIDVGWLRVHRWQSDPDDPVADAAEPYTELDLQRDHIFLVIAGLGFDAAMVADTDEQLKARVGWIAYFVSGMRHLHGRRTRVHVRLDDQPMTSTRLRSLLIGNCGRLPGGITLLPDAQLDDGWLDIAAIDTRGGIAGWAQLFGEVMLQGAGVRNDLPAKIGRIDHTRAQEVRVVVQGGEHVQVDGDIVGRVTELSARVDHGALVVRVATA, encoded by the coding sequence GTGACCTGGGAGGGGTGGGTGGCCGTGTGCGCGGCCGTCGTCGCGCTCGCCGCGCTCGTGCTGGCCGTGATCCTGCTGCTCCGGCAGCGCGAGCTGCGCCGCCGGATCGAGACGCCCGGCACCGGGGCAGGGGCCCGCGAGCTCCGGCCGGCGCGCGACGTCGAGGCGGCCGGCCAGCGCGTCGCCTTCGTCGCCAACCCCTCGAAGCAGGACCTGCCCGCGCTGCGGACCGCCGTGCTGGCCGCGTGCGCGGCGCGCGGGCTGCCCGAGCCGCTGTGGCTCGAGACGACGATCGCGGACCCCGGGGTCGGCCAGGCGCGCGCGGCTGTCGCGCAGCGGGCGGACGTCGTCGTCGCGATCGGCGGGGACGGCACGGTGCGGGCGGTGGCCGAAGGGCTCGTCGGCACTGGCGTCCCGATGGGCCTGATCCCGCTGGGCACCGGCAACCTGCTGGCACGCAACCTCGACCTGCCCCTCAGCGACCCCATGGCGGCGCTGCGGCTGGCGCTGGAGGGCCGCGACCGGACGATCGACGTGGGCTGGCTGCGGGTGCACCGCTGGCAGTCCGACCCCGACGACCCGGTGGCGGACGCCGCGGAGCCCTACACCGAGCTCGACCTCCAGCGCGACCACATCTTCCTGGTCATCGCCGGGCTCGGGTTCGACGCGGCGATGGTCGCCGACACCGACGAGCAGCTCAAGGCCCGGGTCGGCTGGATCGCGTACTTCGTGTCGGGCATGCGCCACCTGCACGGCCGCCGCACCCGGGTGCACGTCCGGCTCGACGACCAGCCCATGACGTCCACCCGGTTGCGCAGCCTGCTCATCGGCAACTGCGGGCGGCTGCCCGGCGGGATCACGCTGCTGCCGGACGCGCAGCTCGACGACGGCTGGCTCGACATCGCCGCGATCGACACCCGTGGCGGGATCGCGGGCTGGGCGCAGCTGTTCGGGGAGGTCATGCTCCAGGGCGCGGGCGTGCGCAACGACCTGCCGGCCAAGATCGGCCGCATCGACCACACGCGGGCGCAGGAGGTGCGCGTGGTGGTGCAGGGCGGCGAGCACGTGCAGGTCGACGGCGACATCGTCGGACGGGTCACCGAGCTGTCCGCGCGGGTGGACCACGGGGCGCTCGTCGTGCGCGTCGCGACGGCTTAA
- a CDS encoding carbohydrate ABC transporter permease: MVVALLAFTAVIGLILFVVALLEKRGVRRVAWFFVGPTALLLLVGLVYPAARTIVRSFFDAANEAFIGFDNYSAIFTSPDQLVVLRNTVLWVVVAPFIATAVGLLYAIIVDGARGEAFAKSLIFLPMAISFVGASIIWKFVYEYRFYDPDLKVNPEQIGLLNQIVVWLGGQPQQFLINEPWNNLFLIVVMIWIQAGFAMTILSAAIKAIPTDIVEAARLDGVSGFRMFRFITVPTIRPTLVVVLTTIAIGSLKVFDIVRTMTGGLFGTSVVANEFFTQSFSAGNQGLGAALAVLLFVLVVPIIVYNIRQLRASEAR, from the coding sequence ATGGTGGTGGCCCTGCTGGCCTTCACCGCCGTCATCGGTCTGATCCTGTTCGTCGTCGCGCTCCTCGAGAAGCGCGGCGTCAGGCGCGTCGCCTGGTTCTTCGTCGGCCCCACCGCCCTGCTCCTGCTGGTGGGCCTCGTGTACCCCGCAGCCCGCACCATCGTGCGGTCGTTCTTCGACGCCGCCAACGAGGCCTTCATCGGCTTCGACAACTACTCGGCGATCTTCACCTCGCCCGACCAGCTCGTCGTGCTGCGCAACACCGTGCTGTGGGTGGTCGTCGCCCCGTTCATCGCCACGGCGGTCGGCCTGCTCTACGCGATCATCGTGGACGGCGCGCGCGGTGAGGCGTTCGCCAAGTCGCTGATCTTCCTGCCGATGGCGATCTCGTTCGTCGGCGCCTCGATCATCTGGAAGTTCGTCTACGAGTACCGGTTCTACGACCCCGACCTCAAGGTCAACCCCGAGCAGATCGGCCTGCTCAACCAGATCGTGGTGTGGCTCGGCGGGCAACCTCAGCAGTTCCTCATCAACGAGCCGTGGAACAACCTCTTCCTCATCGTCGTGATGATCTGGATCCAGGCCGGCTTCGCGATGACCATCCTGTCCGCCGCGATCAAGGCGATCCCCACGGACATCGTCGAGGCCGCCCGCCTCGACGGGGTGTCCGGCTTCCGGATGTTCCGGTTCATCACGGTGCCGACGATCCGGCCGACGCTCGTGGTCGTCCTCACGACGATCGCCATCGGCAGCCTCAAGGTCTTCGACATCGTGCGCACGATGACCGGTGGCCTGTTCGGCACGAGCGTCGTGGCGAACGAGTTCTTCACGCAGAGCTTCAGCGCCGGCAACCAGGGCCTGGGCGCGGCGCTGGCCGTCCTGCTGTTCGTCCTCGTGGTGCCGATCATCGTCTACAACATCCGCCAGCTGCGCGCCTCGGAGGCACGATGA
- a CDS encoding HAD family hydrolase yields MTRCHLVALDVDGTLMSYDGRISDEVRAAVRAVRDAGMHVVLATGRGVHSAAPVAHSLGLTQGWLVCSNGAVTARLDPAAENGYEIVRVVTFDPGPALRTIALELPDALFAVEDLGLGFRVSADFPEGELSGDLEVVSWEELTSTPATRVVIRSPGSTPELFHELVERVGLHEVEYAVGWSAWLDLTPGGVSKASALEDVRQHLAVQPHATVAIGDGSNDVQMLRWAARGVAMGHAGDAVRAAADEVTGAIEDDGALAVLHSLLN; encoded by the coding sequence ATGACCCGCTGCCACCTCGTCGCCCTCGACGTCGATGGGACGCTGATGTCCTACGACGGCAGGATCTCCGACGAGGTGCGGGCCGCCGTGCGCGCCGTGCGCGACGCGGGCATGCACGTGGTCCTGGCGACCGGCCGCGGCGTGCACTCGGCGGCTCCCGTGGCGCACTCGCTCGGGCTCACGCAGGGGTGGCTGGTCTGCTCGAACGGGGCGGTGACCGCCCGGCTCGACCCGGCGGCGGAGAACGGGTACGAGATCGTCCGCGTCGTGACGTTCGACCCCGGCCCGGCCCTGCGCACGATCGCCCTCGAGCTGCCCGACGCCCTGTTCGCGGTCGAGGACCTCGGCCTGGGCTTCCGCGTCAGCGCCGACTTCCCCGAGGGGGAGCTGTCCGGCGACCTCGAGGTGGTGTCCTGGGAGGAGCTGACCTCGACCCCGGCCACCCGGGTCGTGATCCGCAGCCCCGGCAGCACCCCGGAGCTGTTCCACGAGCTGGTCGAGCGCGTCGGCCTGCACGAGGTCGAGTACGCAGTGGGCTGGTCCGCCTGGCTCGACCTGACGCCCGGTGGGGTGTCGAAGGCCAGCGCGCTCGAGGACGTCCGCCAGCACCTGGCCGTGCAGCCGCACGCGACCGTGGCGATCGGGGACGGCAGCAACGACGTGCAGATGCTGCGCTGGGCGGCCCGCGGTGTGGCGATGGGCCACGCGGGCGACGCGGTGCGCGCCGCGGCCGACGAGGTCACCGGCGCCATCGAGGACGACGGCGCGCTCGCGGTGCTGCACAGTCTGCTGAACTGA
- a CDS encoding M48 family metallopeptidase, with translation MTTTLRAALSAVLLAGFYVVALGLIVGMGALTVWAFQSDAEAAAAKLGFFTAAVAVGLVVALWQVARARPAPDRGPALTPADAPELWETVRELAAAADTRAPDDIRLLPDVNAAVSEDTRLLGLVGGTRHLYLGVPLLQTLDVGQLRSVLAHELGHYSRSHTRLGPLTYRGKQAIIATLQQLSGNIVGWFLRQYARLFFVVSAAVNRRQELEADQLSVRIAGRATAQSALREIPVADAAWSFYLSSYLEDAWESGYAPTAQGFFGGFGHLVAARTTELAQMRDDAPPAEQSRWDSHPSIAARVAAMEAMPDVDVPRDTRPASSLIPGFDAVATDLAAAAVDVDGRTQLDWEELTATSLAASRQRTADVVYRAAARVAGQQRANLGTVLDVVAGGGRGRLEEDLGIVAEEGEGDPLADVMELLVSQAAVQAGVARWQHSWSGPAALAGRDGRPINLTPVVAAALRPDTIESARAHLAELGVDVTSTGQVADTATAHGGEVLGGLASVKVDGTKHDVLVLDLGMILVPTPKRDENGKARMFGLLQSGSVLQLASYHRFLAYEEIATAKITKRTPLHAELTLHDGRTLTLKETWTGESLAKDSSLRLLEQLLAYEPDTEAVRA, from the coding sequence GTGACCACGACCTTGCGCGCCGCCCTGTCGGCGGTGCTGCTGGCCGGCTTCTACGTCGTCGCCCTGGGGCTGATCGTGGGCATGGGGGCGCTCACCGTGTGGGCGTTCCAGTCCGACGCGGAGGCCGCCGCCGCCAAGCTCGGGTTCTTCACCGCGGCCGTCGCGGTCGGCCTCGTCGTCGCGCTGTGGCAGGTCGCGCGGGCACGCCCGGCCCCCGACCGCGGCCCGGCGCTGACGCCCGCCGACGCGCCGGAGCTGTGGGAGACCGTCCGCGAGCTCGCCGCCGCCGCCGACACCCGCGCACCCGACGACATCCGGCTCCTGCCCGACGTGAACGCCGCCGTCTCCGAGGACACCCGGCTGCTCGGCCTCGTCGGCGGGACGCGGCACCTGTACCTGGGAGTCCCGCTGCTCCAGACACTGGACGTGGGCCAGCTGCGCTCCGTGCTCGCGCACGAGCTCGGGCACTACTCCCGGAGCCACACGCGCCTCGGACCGTTGACCTACCGCGGCAAGCAGGCGATCATCGCGACGCTCCAGCAGCTGTCGGGCAACATCGTCGGCTGGTTCCTGCGCCAGTACGCGCGCCTCTTCTTCGTCGTCTCCGCGGCCGTGAACCGGCGCCAGGAGCTCGAGGCGGACCAGCTCTCCGTGCGGATCGCCGGCCGCGCCACCGCGCAGAGCGCCCTGCGCGAGATCCCCGTCGCGGACGCGGCCTGGTCGTTCTACCTGAGCAGCTACCTCGAGGACGCGTGGGAGTCGGGCTACGCGCCGACCGCACAGGGCTTCTTCGGCGGCTTCGGCCACCTGGTCGCCGCCCGGACGACGGAGCTGGCGCAGATGCGCGACGACGCGCCGCCGGCCGAGCAGTCGCGCTGGGACAGCCACCCCTCGATCGCCGCCCGCGTCGCCGCGATGGAGGCCATGCCCGACGTCGACGTCCCCCGCGACACGCGCCCGGCGTCGTCGCTGATCCCGGGCTTCGACGCCGTGGCCACGGACCTCGCGGCGGCGGCGGTCGACGTCGACGGCCGCACCCAGCTCGACTGGGAGGAGCTCACCGCGACCTCCCTGGCGGCGTCACGCCAGCGCACCGCGGACGTCGTGTACCGGGCGGCGGCACGGGTGGCCGGGCAGCAGCGCGCCAACCTCGGCACCGTGCTCGACGTGGTGGCTGGTGGCGGGCGCGGGCGGCTCGAGGAGGACCTCGGCATCGTCGCGGAGGAGGGTGAGGGCGACCCGCTGGCCGACGTCATGGAGCTGCTGGTGAGCCAGGCGGCGGTCCAGGCAGGGGTCGCCCGGTGGCAGCACTCGTGGAGCGGTCCGGCGGCGCTCGCGGGCCGCGACGGCCGGCCGATCAACCTCACGCCGGTGGTCGCGGCGGCGCTGCGTCCGGACACGATCGAGTCGGCGCGCGCGCACCTCGCCGAGCTCGGTGTCGACGTCACCTCGACCGGTCAGGTGGCCGACACCGCCACCGCCCACGGTGGCGAGGTGCTCGGCGGGCTCGCGAGCGTCAAGGTCGACGGCACCAAGCACGACGTGCTGGTGCTCGACCTCGGCATGATCCTGGTGCCGACGCCGAAGCGCGACGAGAACGGCAAGGCGCGCATGTTCGGGCTGCTGCAGTCCGGCTCCGTGCTGCAGCTCGCGTCGTACCACCGCTTCCTCGCCTACGAGGAGATCGCGACGGCGAAGATCACCAAGCGGACCCCGCTGCACGCCGAGCTCACGCTGCACGACGGGCGGACGCTCACCCTCAAGGAGACGTGGACGGGTGAGTCCCTGGCCAAGGACAGCTCGCTGCGCCTCCTCGAGCAGCTGCTCGCCTACGAGCCCGACACGGAGGCCGTCCGGGCCTGA
- the serS gene encoding serine--tRNA ligase: MIDLRLLREDPDLVRASQVARGDDPHLVDEVLDADARRRSALTEFETVRAEQKSLGKLVAKAQGDEKHALLTRAKHLAEQVKALQSDADAAEAHATELSRRISNVVEDGVPPGGENDYVVLKHVGEVRDFDFPVRDHLALGEGLAAIDTERGAKVSGARFYYLTGIGARLELALLNAAVDKALGAGFTPVITPTLVKPEVMAGTGFLGAHADEVYHLPADDLYLVGTSEVALAGFHMGEILDLSAGPKRYAGWSACYRREAGSYGKDTRGIIRVHQFHKVEAFAYTTVEDAYDEHRRILGWQEEMLALAELPYRVIDTAAGDLGSSAARKFDCEAWLPSQERYLELTSTSNCTTFQARRLGVRERTADGSMRPVATLNGTLATTRWIVALLENHQQADGSVRVPAGLRPYLGGLEVLEPAR, encoded by the coding sequence GTGATCGATCTGCGGCTCCTGCGGGAGGATCCCGACCTTGTCCGAGCCAGCCAGGTGGCGCGGGGCGACGACCCGCACCTCGTCGACGAGGTGCTCGACGCCGACGCGCGCCGACGCTCCGCGCTCACCGAGTTCGAGACGGTGCGCGCCGAGCAGAAGTCCCTGGGCAAGCTCGTCGCCAAGGCGCAGGGCGACGAGAAGCACGCGCTGCTGACCCGCGCCAAGCACCTCGCGGAGCAGGTCAAGGCGCTGCAGTCCGACGCCGACGCCGCCGAGGCGCACGCGACGGAGCTGAGCCGCCGCATCTCGAACGTCGTCGAGGACGGCGTGCCCCCCGGCGGGGAGAACGACTACGTCGTGCTCAAGCACGTCGGCGAGGTGCGCGACTTCGACTTCCCGGTGCGGGACCACCTCGCGCTCGGCGAGGGCCTCGCGGCCATCGACACCGAGCGCGGCGCCAAGGTGTCCGGCGCGCGGTTCTACTACCTGACCGGGATCGGCGCGCGCCTCGAGCTGGCGCTGCTGAACGCCGCCGTGGACAAGGCGCTGGGCGCCGGGTTCACCCCGGTCATCACGCCGACGCTGGTCAAGCCGGAGGTCATGGCGGGCACCGGCTTCCTCGGCGCGCACGCCGACGAGGTCTACCACCTGCCGGCCGACGACCTGTACCTGGTCGGCACGAGCGAGGTGGCGCTCGCGGGCTTCCACATGGGGGAGATCCTCGACCTGTCGGCCGGGCCCAAGCGGTACGCCGGCTGGTCGGCCTGCTACCGGCGCGAGGCCGGCTCGTACGGCAAGGACACCCGCGGGATCATCCGCGTGCACCAGTTCCACAAGGTCGAGGCGTTCGCGTACACGACGGTCGAGGACGCCTACGACGAGCACCGCCGGATCCTCGGCTGGCAGGAGGAGATGCTGGCCCTCGCCGAGCTGCCGTACCGCGTCATCGACACGGCCGCGGGCGACCTGGGCTCCAGCGCGGCCCGCAAGTTCGACTGCGAGGCGTGGCTGCCCAGCCAGGAGCGGTACCTCGAGCTGACCTCGACCTCCAACTGCACGACGTTCCAGGCCCGCCGCCTCGGCGTCCGCGAGCGCACCGCCGACGGCTCGATGCGGCCGGTCGCCACGCTCAACGGCACCCTGGCCACCACCCGCTGGATCGTGGCGCTCCTGGAGAACCACCAGCAGGCCGACGGTTCGGTCCGCGTCCCGGCGGGGCTGCGTCCGTACCTGGGCGGCCTCGAGGTGCTGGAGCCGGCGCGATGA
- a CDS encoding ABC transporter substrate-binding protein, which yields MNGTRTRRGYRAAAAAGAGLALLLAGCSGGDGDGGGGDEGTGEATADCADFEQYGDLTGKTISIYAGIVTPEDQPYVESFAPFEECTGATVDYQADKQFEQQILVRAEAGNPPDIAIVPQPGLLAQLVATGTVVPAPEGVSANVDEFWDEAWKEYGSVDGTFYAAPSGASVKSLVWYSPAQFEENGWEIPTTLDDLAALSDSIVDTGIKPWCAGIASGEATGWPVTDWMEDMMLRVAGPEAFDQWVSHEIPFNSEDPTAALDAVGDYLKNDAYVNGGFGDVTSIASTAFQDGGLPILDGQCALHRMASFYAANWPEGTTVAEDGDVFAFYLPAESEDERPVLGAGEFVTAFSDRPEVQALQEFWSSAEWANLKAKSSSDLTGGGWLTANKGLDKENLVNPIDILSADILLDPEAVFRFDGSDRMPAAANSAFWKEATAWITGQPTIETLNKIEAAWPAS from the coding sequence ATGAACGGCACGCGCACGCGCCGGGGATACAGGGCGGCTGCAGCAGCGGGGGCGGGGCTCGCACTCCTGCTGGCCGGGTGCTCCGGCGGCGACGGTGACGGGGGAGGCGGTGACGAGGGCACCGGGGAGGCCACGGCGGACTGCGCCGACTTCGAGCAGTACGGCGACCTGACCGGCAAGACCATCTCGATCTACGCGGGCATCGTGACGCCCGAGGACCAGCCGTACGTCGAGTCGTTCGCGCCGTTCGAGGAGTGCACGGGCGCCACGGTCGACTACCAGGCGGACAAGCAGTTCGAGCAGCAGATCCTCGTGCGCGCCGAGGCCGGCAACCCGCCCGACATCGCGATCGTCCCGCAGCCCGGTCTGCTGGCCCAGCTGGTGGCCACCGGAACGGTCGTGCCGGCGCCCGAGGGCGTCTCCGCCAACGTCGACGAGTTCTGGGACGAGGCGTGGAAGGAGTACGGCTCGGTCGACGGCACCTTCTACGCCGCCCCCTCGGGCGCGAGCGTGAAGTCGCTCGTCTGGTACTCGCCGGCGCAGTTCGAGGAGAACGGCTGGGAGATCCCGACGACGCTGGACGACCTCGCCGCCCTCTCGGACTCGATCGTCGACACCGGCATCAAGCCGTGGTGCGCCGGCATCGCGTCGGGTGAGGCGACCGGCTGGCCGGTCACCGACTGGATGGAGGACATGATGCTCCGGGTCGCGGGCCCGGAGGCCTTCGACCAGTGGGTCTCGCACGAGATCCCGTTCAACTCCGAGGACCCGACGGCCGCCCTCGACGCGGTGGGCGACTACCTCAAGAACGACGCGTACGTGAACGGCGGCTTCGGTGACGTGACGTCGATCGCCAGCACCGCCTTCCAGGACGGTGGCCTGCCGATCCTCGACGGCCAGTGCGCCCTGCACCGGATGGCGAGCTTCTACGCGGCCAACTGGCCCGAGGGCACGACGGTCGCCGAGGACGGCGACGTGTTCGCGTTCTACCTGCCGGCCGAGTCGGAGGACGAGCGCCCCGTGCTCGGCGCCGGCGAGTTCGTCACGGCGTTCTCCGACCGGCCCGAGGTGCAGGCGCTGCAGGAGTTCTGGTCGAGCGCCGAGTGGGCCAACCTCAAGGCGAAGTCGAGCTCCGACCTCACGGGCGGCGGCTGGCTGACGGCCAACAAGGGGCTCGACAAGGAGAACCTGGTCAACCCGATCGACATCCTGTCCGCCGACATCCTGCTGGACCCCGAAGCGGTGTTCCGGTTCGACGGCTCGGACCGGATGCCGGCAGCCGCGAACAGCGCGTTCTGGAAGGAGGCGACTGCCTGGATCACGGGGCAGCCGACCATCGAGACGCTGAACAAGATCGAGGCCGCCTGGCCGGCGTCCTGA
- a CDS encoding EamA family transporter, whose product MPAPLLFVVSGLTQYLGAALAVGVFGTIAAASVAWLRVAVAAVVLVLWQRPWRSRWRLADLRTAAVFGVVLAVMNVAFYVAIDHLPLGTAVSLEFLGPVAVAAVTGRGWRDRVGIAVAAAGVVLLAGVSLDTGPDAVVGLVAISVAAACWAAYILLGRRVARAANGGIRGLSVAMVAGAVVLGPLLAGGAGPVLHDGRLAALVIAIAVCSSVVPYALEQVVLRTVRPATFAVLLAMLPATAAVVGAVLLQQVPHGLEVVGLLLVSGAIVLTGLDRDAPPTDEAPPPA is encoded by the coding sequence GTGCCCGCGCCCCTGCTCTTCGTCGTCTCGGGGCTGACGCAGTACCTGGGCGCAGCGCTCGCGGTCGGGGTCTTCGGCACGATCGCCGCCGCCAGCGTCGCGTGGCTGCGGGTGGCCGTCGCTGCCGTCGTGCTCGTGCTGTGGCAGCGGCCGTGGCGGTCCCGGTGGCGGCTCGCGGACCTGCGCACCGCCGCGGTCTTCGGGGTGGTGCTCGCCGTGATGAACGTGGCGTTCTACGTCGCGATCGACCACCTGCCCCTGGGCACGGCGGTGTCGCTGGAGTTCCTCGGCCCGGTGGCGGTCGCCGCGGTGACGGGGCGGGGGTGGCGCGACCGGGTCGGCATCGCGGTCGCCGCGGCGGGGGTCGTCCTGCTGGCGGGTGTCAGCCTCGACACCGGGCCCGACGCGGTGGTCGGACTGGTGGCGATCAGCGTCGCCGCGGCGTGCTGGGCCGCGTACATCCTGCTCGGCCGGCGCGTGGCACGGGCGGCGAACGGCGGGATCCGCGGCCTGTCCGTCGCGATGGTCGCCGGTGCGGTGGTGCTCGGACCCCTGCTGGCCGGTGGCGCCGGGCCGGTCCTGCACGACGGGCGGCTGGCCGCGCTGGTGATCGCGATCGCGGTGTGCTCGTCGGTGGTCCCGTACGCGCTCGAGCAGGTGGTGCTGCGCACGGTGCGGCCGGCCACGTTCGCGGTGCTGCTGGCGATGCTGCCGGCGACGGCCGCCGTCGTCGGCGCCGTCCTGCTCCAGCAGGTGCCGCACGGGCTCGAGGTGGTCGGCCTGCTGCTGGTCTCCGGCGCGATCGTGCTCACGGGCCTGGACCGCGACGCCCCGCCCACGGACGAGGCGCCGCCGCCGGCCTGA
- a CDS encoding carbohydrate ABC transporter permease, with product MTTTGPQLDLGGMQGPSDTRDGRPSALAEATKKRLSSPWASLVAVVLAVVWTIPTFGLLVSSFRPARDISRSGWWTVFTSPNFTLENYELVLSPEGSSSLAPYIVNSIVIVIPGVVIPILIASLAAYAFAWMDFKGKNVLFVAVFALQIVPIQVTLIPLLSLYADLNIAGTFWSIWISHTMFGLPLTVFLLHNFIREVPHELLEAARVDGAGHVTIFFRLMLPILKPALAAIGIYQFLWVWNDLLVALTFAGSSQEVAPMTVALFNLTGQRGSQWFLLTAGAFVSIIIPVLVFLSLQRYFVRGLLAGSVKG from the coding sequence ATGACCACCACCGGCCCCCAGCTCGACCTCGGCGGCATGCAGGGCCCGTCGGACACCCGCGACGGCCGCCCGTCGGCGCTCGCGGAGGCGACCAAGAAGCGCCTGAGCTCGCCGTGGGCGTCGCTCGTCGCGGTCGTCCTCGCCGTCGTGTGGACGATCCCGACGTTCGGCCTGCTGGTCAGCTCGTTCCGCCCCGCGCGGGACATCAGCCGGTCGGGCTGGTGGACGGTCTTCACCAGCCCGAACTTCACGCTCGAGAACTACGAGCTCGTGCTCTCGCCCGAGGGCAGCAGCTCGCTGGCGCCGTACATCGTCAACTCGATCGTCATCGTGATCCCCGGGGTCGTCATCCCCATCCTCATCGCGTCGCTCGCGGCCTACGCATTCGCGTGGATGGACTTCAAGGGCAAGAACGTGCTGTTCGTGGCGGTGTTCGCGCTCCAGATCGTGCCCATCCAGGTGACGCTCATCCCCCTGCTCAGCCTGTACGCGGACCTCAACATCGCGGGCACGTTCTGGTCGATCTGGATCTCGCACACCATGTTCGGCCTGCCGCTGACCGTGTTCCTCCTGCACAACTTCATCCGGGAGGTCCCGCACGAGCTGCTGGAGGCGGCGCGTGTGGACGGCGCCGGGCACGTGACGATCTTCTTCCGGCTCATGCTGCCGATCCTGAAGCCCGCGCTCGCGGCCATCGGGATCTACCAGTTCCTGTGGGTGTGGAACGACCTGCTGGTGGCGCTGACGTTCGCCGGGTCGTCGCAGGAGGTGGCACCGATGACCGTGGCGCTGTTCAACCTCACCGGCCAGCGCGGCTCGCAGTGGTTCCTGCTCACGGCGGGCGCGTTCGTGTCGATCATCATCCCGGTGCTGGTGTTCCTCAGCCTGCAGCGCTACTTCGTGCGCGGCCTGCTAGCCGGGTCGGTCAAGGGGTAG
- a CDS encoding bacterial proteasome activator family protein: MADNDAQHAPTADERRVVVLGPDADADGDKSEDITSLVDQPAKVMRIGTMIKQLLDEVRSAPLDDAARARLAEIHERSLHELEGGLSPELVSELHRITLPFVEDEAPSDAELRIAQAQLVGWLEGLFHGIQTALVAQQMAAQSQLTGMRRQLRPGPVPGMPVPVADPGTPNPPTGQYL; encoded by the coding sequence ATGGCCGACAACGACGCGCAGCACGCTCCGACCGCCGACGAGCGCCGGGTGGTGGTGCTCGGTCCCGACGCCGACGCCGACGGCGACAAGTCCGAGGACATCACGTCGCTGGTGGACCAGCCCGCGAAGGTCATGCGGATCGGGACGATGATCAAGCAGCTCCTCGACGAGGTGCGCAGCGCACCGCTCGACGACGCGGCCCGCGCACGGCTGGCGGAGATCCACGAGCGGTCGCTGCACGAGCTCGAGGGCGGACTGTCGCCCGAGCTCGTCTCCGAGCTCCACCGCATCACGCTCCCGTTCGTCGAGGACGAGGCGCCGTCGGACGCCGAGCTGCGCATCGCGCAGGCCCAGCTGGTCGGATGGCTCGAGGGCCTCTTCCACGGCATCCAGACCGCACTCGTGGCGCAGCAGATGGCCGCGCAGAGCCAGCTGACGGGCATGCGTCGACAGCTGCGGCCGGGGCCGGTACCGGGTATGCCGGTCCCGGTCGCGGACCCGGGTACCCCCAACCCGCCGACCGGGCAGTACCTCTAG